The following is a genomic window from Salvia hispanica cultivar TCC Black 2014 unplaced genomic scaffold, UniMelb_Shisp_WGS_1.0 HiC_scaffold_1038, whole genome shotgun sequence.
CTGAGACTGGTCTTTTCTTGGTTTttgaacttttaattttatgtaatataCCGAATCGACCTAATTACTTTCCTAGGACATAGTTATGAGTTCAAAGACTTGCTTGGTTGACCATAAATCTGAATCAAGAAATACATCACATAGTCATGCTCAACCTTATTGAAAGATCCTCTTGCTATAACAGGAGTAATATTGAGGCCGGGATTCATTCATGGAACTCGTCGTGTTGGGAGCATGAAGTTACCACTTGGTGTCATTGGTTCTCCTTTGGAGATGGTGAGGCTTAATTTTGTTTCGATTCATTGTGTGCGCTGTTTCTTTTTCCAGTCATTTGAAGCCGTTCCCGATTGATGAACATGCAGGTTCTCCAGTATACTAAAGCTCTGAACCAGATTCCCCTTGTTGGTCCTCTATTAACCCCGCCTGTTAGTGTCAATTCTGTGGCTAAGGTTGCCGTGAGAGCCGCGACTGACCCTGTATTCCCTCCGGGCATCGTTGATGTTTACGGGATCCAACGGTACGGCCAGCAGCAGAGATGaaactttctttttctccagaCTGCTTATTTTGAGGCCGCAATAATAGAATTGCTAGTTTATTATAAGTGAGATGATGGCTGAATGTAATAAAGAGACGTTATGTAACTCcacaaatatcaaattttagtatttcttGTTACTGGCTGAAATTCACAGCAATCATAGAAACTGACTGGCGATGTGGATCTTGATTTCATCCTCTTAgagggtgttcggtttgcaagattgtatcccgaGATTAAATTAGTAGTGTGATTGGTTCAAGAGATTCAATCCCACAATTAAATTCTAGATaataatcatgtgataattagttataactaactccttatgactaaaataattttacaatttggCAACCGAACATCACCTCAAAGCATCTTAAATGTTGCAACAAAACACTTGGCAGCTAAATTTGGAATAGTGAATATTTAATGCTACACATTCTAGAATTGAGGGTGGATCCCCCAACACTAGGATTAGAGAGAgattatactaaaattagattaattcTAAACTTAGACGaagtacattattagactgaaaatttacattattagactaaaacgATACATTATTATCTgaactacattattagatgacacgtgtcATCAATCTAACCGTTAGATAAGATCCAATGGAttgcaagtgttttgagttttacttatatttaGCGTtaggatatgaatacatctCTATTTCCTgattctttcttactttaccaattgcaGTATAGTGTCATCTACAGTTTTGTCTATTTGTGAGGCAAAGCGTATATATTTGGTCCTTggatattaaattaatactaataaatactatttcatccgtcccactttaggaagtcccggtcacttttgtaCATCCGTttgtaaaaatcataataaatagttaaagtagagaatgatatttagagagagaataatatagataagagTTTTCTCACATTATTGTGCTTACTTTAACATTTCTccctttaactatttattagtatgatttttacaaaataagtgTGCAAAAGTGAACGACTCTaaagtgggatggagggaatattattttgttcatattttttaataatatcacCAGGACGTTATCATTGAAAggatttttgcatttttttataaagaagTCGACCAAAATATCCTCGAAGTATAAAAGCTATTCTCatcgtccccaaagaatatgcaattTGGATGGATTTTATTGCAAACTTGGTAAAACAAGAGAgagtagagagaaaagtatataaagtattgttagtggggAATGAGTatacctcattagagagaaagaatttctaaaattgaaagtatatactccctccgtcccatttaaaatgaaacatttgaatGAGAAGACTAAACAAGAAAGAATGTATTTTCTTGTAGGACAGatggaatatttatttatcttttcatGAGAGAGATGTCACGTAGTCAAAATATGTTGCAAATTTTGCAGGACAAATATTTGATGGAaaatgaatgaagtaaaatagCGATCCTCTCTCTCACAAGAAAACTTTGAAGAGTATTTTATCCCAAAACATGAAAGACCTTTCAACGATATTATATATCAATGGAAAGATctgacaatattttttaaagaataaagaCTCAATTTCCAGAcactaaaaaatagtgaatgCTAATTGAGGTTATAGAGATTTACACGATTTAAAATGGATAATACAATAGAGGAACgataaacaatcaaattttgtacaaccaaaataaggtaatattaatatttgatgtattaattatatattaaaatcataaatatagcaagtggataagttaaaaagacttattagcatttaacctcatttttatttttatatttgaattttctttctattatttttaaattttaaaataaagtatacactaaataaaattaatggtttcaaaaaatttaaaaaaatatacataaattataaatatatgaccataatattatacactttccatgtactatatatgcatccatatattttaataaaatgcataaataaacttatttttatacaaataaactagtttttggttgtacaaaatttggtcacatagATTTGTTGAATACAATAGGatggaatatttcaatttcGGACTTGGATCGGGTCGGGCTCCATAACCGACCCGAAATGACCCGACGAACGAATACTTATTTATACCTCAATTCAGTCCAAGGAATAAAGTAATCGTCGTGCCTGAGCTCGCGCCGCTTCCATCTCCGCCGCTAATTGAGCCTAGGGAAGGACTCTGAAAAATGAACGGCCAAACCAGCCATCAGCAGCCCAAGGATGGGCGACACGACGACGATACTGCGCTCACTGAGTTCCTCGCTTCCTTAATGGACTATACCCCCACGGTAATAGTCGCTATCTATATACCTCGCCGTGTTGCAATTGAAATTCCGTATCCGTTTTATTTGTAACTAATCGTGTTTCTACACAGATACCTGATGAATTGGTGGAGCATTACTTGGCCAAAAGTGGATTCCAGTGCCCCGACACCCGATTGTAGGTATACTCTTCCCTTTCATTGTGTTTTGCCCTAGATCGGGGGAAACAGTATCGGTTTAGTTTGAATTATTCTGCAACTTTCAGTTTTTGTAGTTTACTACGACCATTTTAGCTTGTTTTATCCTGATGCTCAACTGTTGAtctaattcttcttcttcttattttctttaattgctTAACTATGACTTGTTTCAGTTTACCAATTTTAGGTTGTTCTGTTTTACAATATAGTCTAGAAATCACCTGGAGGCAGATGTTGTGTGCGAACTCCTAACTAGATTACATAGCAGGATCTTATTTAGTGTTTATTTGGAGTAGCTGAGTGCACTAGTGCTAGTTGTGGGTtctagtttttcttttatttttgcatttgaAGTGGATTGATTTTCAAGTGCGTTTTGAGCAAGTGCATAACACTACTGATAAACACTTTCTATTATGAAAGCAGACTTTTATTCCAAAAACCTCTCCTGTTCTTCAATTAGGAAGAAAACAACACATAGATGTCATGACTCATGGTAGTGGAGAGTTTTGATAGAaactttttgctttttttgtgaaattattttccatttacAAGGTTATTTGACCTACAATGTATGTCCACTGTGGCATGCATGTAAAACCTATATCCAGTGAAAGCATACAACCAGGTTTATTAAATTTCTCTGCTATTCCTTATTTGAGTATTCCTTGCTTCCAGTAGCATTCAGCACATTACCATTAAAAATCAGCCTCAAATAACTTGGAATAGTTAGATTACAGAAATACTTTGGGGACAGATCTGTATACTTAAATGCTACTGCTGTAATTCAAATGATTAATTGTCATAAAATGCATCATACTATACATGCACGTATTTCTTCTATACTCCTCTATCCTAAAGAAATAGTCGCTAGTCGATAGTTGCATGGGTTTTATATAAAGTGGATTGAGCATTGTGAGCGGAGAGTGATTCCCATGGTGAGAGGGTTTAAGGTTTAGTTTCTAAAAATTGAGACTCACTAATTTTGGCTTGACGGAcaaaatggcaaaaagtgaatatttttaaaggacggagtgagtatttcTGAAGAATATTGATTTGGCATAGATTCCTCCTCCTTACAGACTAGGAAATGTAATTCAGCAATGCTGTTTGTTTACTCATAAAAAGAGTCAACGTGCTAACTATAGCtaattaattttccttttatggCAATTCTTAGACagtgttgttttcttttttattctcttctaATTTTCCCCCTTTACTGTTTACCCATGTGCTTCTCCTGTTTGCTGGTGCTTTCAGTTCACATCTTCTTTCATGTAtcatgtttttctttctttctcgtTAGGACAAGGTTGGTAGCAGTTGCAACACAGAAGTTCATTGCAGATGTGGCAACTGATGCACTTCAGTATGTTCTTTTACCTTCTCTTTGCAAATTGTACTTAGAGATAATCATTATATATGTGGTTGTTTTGATTGCCTTGCTGTATCTGTCTTAGTGTTTATCGGATGATTGTTTCCTGAATGATTGTTTCCTTGCATCTCAATGCAGACAGTGTAAGGCAAGGCCAGCTGTAATCAAGGACAAAAGAGATAAACAGCAAAAGgttgataaatataatttaatgttaATTCCGATCAgtctttattagttttaacAATCTTCATAACAGGAGAAGCGTTTGATCTTGACAATGGAGGATCTTTCCAAGGCTCTACGAGAGGTAACTGCCTTAGTTTCATACTTTTACGCGTCCTGCTCTTGATGAGCATTTCAAAGATTGACAGCACTAGTTAGTTGAATGGTAGCGGTGGTTTTTTTTAGTGAGTGACATGGATTTTGTCACTAGTAACCAAGTGTGTAATCGAAAATCAAGTTATTCATTTTCATTGATAGTAACCGAGTTTTCTCCATACCGCTTGCAGTATGGTGTGAATGTCAAACACCAAGAATACTTTGCTGACACTCCAACGGCTGGTTTAGATCCTGCTACGAGAGACGAGTGACTACTTGCCCAAACCACTGGATGCAATTGGATATGTATACCAAGTGTGTTTGAGGATTTGTGCAGTTGGTGTAGCTATCTCCATCTCTATCTTTTCCATTCTAATCAAATTACTGTCAGTGTCAATGTTGTGCAATTGAACTCTGCGTAATTTAGTTGAATACAATGAAACGTGTGCagtacatatttttgtttatgattCTCTGTTAGTTTGCAATCCGcttaaatatcttattttcttttattatttttagtaaatggatggtatatttcactatttaatttcaataacattatattataaaattaatacgtactagtactatatatggagtaatatttatatttttattaatttttcatttatatttatatttttttaaaatttgtgtaaatTCAAAAagagatatttaatttctttacatttttttcaaaatcgaGTCAAGTTAAAAAGGGACATTTAATACAAGGTTGAAAGAGGATTTAACTCATGGATTTAAGACGAAAAATCTGTCAAacttaaatttgttttatgaatGAAATGGCCTTTGTCGaacattttcaatatatagtTACTAATTTCCTTTGTCGaacattttcaatatatagtTACTAATTTTGCTGAATAGAActtactccctttgtcccctAATAATTGTTTACTTTGGTTGGAaggagttagtgaaatgtgatgtCTACTTGTTATTTATAGTCTAAAATGAAATTGGACAATTAATTAGGGACAGacaaaaaatggcaaaaatggataattaatggtggacggagagagtatattattactatattcaTATGAACTTTTCTACCGTGAGAATGAGGAAACTATTTTCACTATTTGGATCGCGAAGATCTACGATAGAGTAATAAACATTATATAAGTTCTTCGCGAAGATGCAAAGAGCTtgtatagttttattaattagt
Proteins encoded in this region:
- the LOC125197864 gene encoding transcription initiation factor TFIID subunit 10-like, producing MNGQTSHQQPKDGRHDDDTALTEFLASLMDYTPTIPDELVEHYLAKSGFQCPDTRLTRLVAVATQKFIADVATDALQQCKARPAVIKDKRDKQQKEKRLILTMEDLSKALREYGVNVKHQEYFADTPTAGLDPATRDE